One Phoenix dactylifera cultivar Barhee BC4 chromosome 14, palm_55x_up_171113_PBpolish2nd_filt_p, whole genome shotgun sequence DNA window includes the following coding sequences:
- the LOC120112989 gene encoding uncharacterized protein LOC120112989, whose product MQDSLCCYVSTFQLLGNQKAPHHSISLKLQSQTLSSQSETNKYAPSSRCESAIPPIAMSSVHNPNPPNETPPIPRRPPAPASKWKPLLFWASAVLVLFLALSLNATKPIPHLILSRPRPLHNLKPSLVQRFAGLFLPTREKETLPISERTPCVLWMAPFLSGGGYSSEAWSYITALDTHIKDPKIRLRVEQHGDLESLDFWLGLPEESKALAFNLHNTKCPMSETIVICHSEPGAWYPPLFATPPCPPTGYDEPAFVVGRTMFETDRVNPGHVERCNRMDAVWVPTEFHVSAFVRSGVDPAKVVKVIQPVDVEFFDPSKHEALVLPTGAPVLGSHPASTSASSGGKEKEFVFLSVFKWERRKGWDALLKAYLEEFSKSDGVALCLLISAYHSGRDFGSRIVEFVEGSGLKEPDDGWAPVHVIDSHVPQSDLPRFYKAADAFVLPSRGEGWGRPIVEAMSMALPVIATNWSGPEEYLTEENGYPLPVDRMSRVTEGPFEGHLWAEPSVRELRVLMRRVASNPGEGRRKGRRAREDMMERYSPEIVARLVADQVMKIWRNPGMVLKQH is encoded by the coding sequence ATGCAGGATTCACTCTGCTGCTATGTGTCTACCTTTCAACTACTTGGCAATCAAAAAGCTCCACATCATTCCATTAGTCTAAAGTTACAAAGTCAAACTTTATCCTCGCAATCAGAGACTAACAAATATGCTCCTAGTTCCCGTTGCGAATCCGCGATCCCACCTATCGCCATGAGTTCGGTCCACAACCCAAATCCCCCGAACGAAACGCCTCCCATCCCTAGACGCCCCCCGGCCCCGGCCTCGAAATGGAAGCCATTGCTGTTCTGGGCATCAGCCGTTCTGGTCCTCTTCCTCGCGCTCTCTCTCAACGCCACCAAGCCAATCCCTCACCTCATTCTCTCACGCCCAAGACCGCTCCACAACCTAAAGCCCAGCCTCGTCCAAAGATTTGCCGGTCTCTTCCTACCCACCCGAGAGAAGGAAACGCTGCCCATCTCCGAACGCACTCCATGTGTTCTATGGATGGCCCCTTTCCTCTCTGGTGGCGGCTATAGCTCCGAAGCCTGGTCTTATATCACAGCTCTGGATACCCACATCAAAGATCCTAAAATTAGGCTTCGCGTAGAGCAGCATGGCGATCTAGAATCATTGGACTTCTGGCTCGGTTTGCCGGAGGAGTCCAAGGCTCTCGCCTTCAACCTCCATAACACCAAATGCCCAATGAGCGAGACCATCGTGATCTGCCACAGCGAGCCAGGCGCTTGGTACCCTCCACTCTTCGCCACGCCCCCCTGCCCGCCCACCGGCTACGACGAACCTGCGTTTGTCGTGGGCCGGACCATGTTCGAGACCGACCGGGTGAATCCCGGGCATGTCGAGCGCTGTAATCGTATGGATGCGGTCTGGGTGCCTACCGAATTCCACGTCTCTGCGTTTGTTCGAAGCGGCGTCGATCCTGCCAAGGTCGTCAAGGTGATCCAGCCGGTCGAtgtcgagttcttcgacccatcGAAGCACGAGGCATTGGTTCTCCCTACCGGAGCGCCGGTTCTGGGCTCGCATCCAGCGAGCACGAGTGCGAGTTCTGGTGGGAAGGAGAAAGAGTTTGTCTTCCTGAGCGTCTTCAAGTGGGAGCGGAGAAAAGGATGGGATGCGCTGCTGAAAGCCTATCTGGAGGAATTCTCAAAGTCCGATGGGGTTGCCTTGTGTCTACTGATAAGCGCCTACCATTCCGGCAGAGATTTCGGCAGCAGAATTGTCGAGTTTGTCGAAGGGAGTGGCCTGAAGGAGCCGGATGATGGATGGGCTCCGGTTCACGTGATTGATTCCCATGTACCGCAGTCCGATCTGCCGAGGTTCTACAAGGCGGCTGATGCGTTTGTTCTCCCGTCGAGAGGCGAAGGTTGGGGGAGGCCAATCGTGGAGGCCATGAGTATGGCGCTGCCGGTGATTGCCACGAACTGGTCTGGCCCGGAGGAGTACTTGACGGAGGAGAATGGGTATCCTTTGCCGGTGGATCGGATGAGCAGAGTGACGGAAGGGCCATTCGAGGGTCACCTCTGGGCCGAGCCCTCGGTCCGGGAGTTGAGAGTTCTGATGAGGCGCGTGGCGAGCAATCCCGGAGAGGGCAGGAGGAAAGGGAGGAGAGCCAGGGAAGACATGATGGAGAGATATTCGCCGGAAATTGTCGCCAGACTCGTCGCAGATCAAGTTATGAAGATATGGAGGAATCCAGGAATGGTCCTCAAGCAGCATTAA